TATGGAACTATCTCTAAGCTAGAAAAAGGCCAAGGTTGGGGATTTGACCCAATTTTTATTCCAAAAAATCAAAAGAAGACGTATGGTGAATTAATTGACAAAAATAATATTTCACACAGATACAAAGCACTGAAAAAATTTTCTAATTGGTATTTGCATACGCTGAAATATAACGATCAATAAATCTCTCATTATTTTGTAAAATTGAGATTCTTGAAACAAGACTTTCATCCATAATTGAAAATATTTTACTTTGTTTAGCTATTTCTTCACTGAATTTTTTTACTTCTGGCATTTCTAACATATTTTCATGTTCAAGTCTATTAGTTGAACGACCAATATGCATGTAAGATTTTATTTCAATAAAATGTGGACTAGCTTTTCTAAACATATTTGCAAATGCTGGTATCATTTCTTTTTGATCATTATAATTTCGAATTAATGTAATTCTTAAAACAGTTCGTGTATCTAGATCTTTTAACATATCTAATGTTCTGTTCCATCTTTCCCATGAATCATCATATTTTGGTTTGTTAATTTTTATAAATGATTCATAATCTGCTGCATTTGTAGATAAATACAATTGTGTTGGTAATGCATCTTCATCTTGTAGTTTTTGAATCATATCTGGTTCTTGTCCATTTGTTACAAGAAAAATTGATTTTGTAGCTTCTAATGATTTTAGATATTTAATCAATTCCGGTAATTTTGGATACATTGTTGGTTCTCCAGACAATGAAATTGCATAATGTGTTGGTAACAATGATTCATCTAATCTTTGATTATCATTTCTTGAATCTCCATAAAATCCATCAATCAGTTTTTTTCTTTCACCCATTAATTTTCTTAAAATTTGTTCTGGTTCTGCAACTTGTTCTGGTTCCATTTTCATTGCATCATAAAATTCCATTGGCCTCCAACAATAAACACATCTATTTTCACAGTACATTCCAGCTGGTGAAAATTCCATACATCTATGAGTTAAAATTCCATAAAATTGATGTTTATAGCAACTTCCTTCATGTTTGAATGATTTTTTTGTCCAATGGCATAATTCAACGGTAGAGTGGTCTGCAACCCCATATTTTGCTTTTTTGAGTTGTGCAGCAATGGCTGGTTTTATTTGAATGAGGTTTTCTTGATCATTTTCTACTACTTCTCCAGAACAACTCATATCATGTCTTGTAATTTGATTTACTTAAATTCATTTAGAATATTATATAGAAAAAGTAGTACATTTAACGAAACTAAAGTGTAATTTAATAACTGGAATTACTGAATAAAAGCGTAAATTGAAAGTTAAATATGCTCTAATGCTTTTGTTCATGCTTGGCTCCACACTAAGTATTTCGATTTCTCCAGTTTTAGCAGCTACTGAGATTGATATTGATAATGACGGTGTTTTAGATGATGTTGATAATTGTCCTCGATTACAAGAAGATTATTTTGGTGAAATAGATGGTTGTCCATCTAAAAATCTAAATTGGGTAGATTCTGATTCTGATTCAATTCCTGATAATGTAGATCAATGTATTTTATCTCAAGAAACTTTTAATGGATTTGAAGATACAGATGGCTGTCCTGATAATATTTCTTCAGAATTAATTTTTGATCAAGATTCTGATTCAATTCCTGATATGCAAGATAATTGCCCATTAGTTTCTGAAACTTTTAATGGATTTGAAGATACAGACGGCTGTCCAGACACACTTGCAATTGATTCTGATTCTGATGGAGTTCAAGACTTTTTAGATAATTGTCCTTCAACTCTTGAAACTTGGAATGGCTTTGCAGATTTTGATGGGTGTCCTGATGAAATAATTAATCCTGATTCTGACTTTGATGGAATTTTAGATGTAAATGATCAATGTGTTAATGAACGTGAAAGAGTAAATGGATTCCAAGACGATGACGGTTGTCCAGATATTTCTCCAGATAATATGGCACTTGATACTGATTTAGATGGAATAAGAGATACAATAGATCTTTGCCCATATCAAAAAGAAACTTTTAACAACATTCAAGATACCGACGGCTGTCCTGATGAACGTTCCACTGAATTATTTATTGATAACTTGATGAAAGATTCAGATGGTGATGGAATTTTAGATGCAATTGATAAATGCATTTCATTACCTGAAACTTTTAACGACTTCCAAGATCGTGATGGTTGTCCGGAATTTTATGCTGATTATGATACTGATTTTGATGGAATTTTAGATAGTGCTGATAATTGTCCATTAGTACAAGAAACTTTTAACAATTTCCAAGACGATGACGGCTGTCCTGATGACGTATTTTCTGAAATTATTATTTATGATTCTGATTATGATGGTATCTTAGATAATGTAGACAAATGCATTTCATTACCTGAAACTTTTAACAATTTCCAAGACGATGACGGCTGTCCTGACTTTGTTTCACAAACTGATTCTGATTATGATTCTATTCTTGATGTCTTTGATAGTTGTAAATATGCAGTAGAAACTTACAACGGATTCCAAGACGATGACGGCTGTCCTGATACACTGTATGATCAACAATTCTCAAATGATTCTGATGGCGATGGAATTATAGACAATCTTGACCTTTGTCCTAATTCCCCTGAAAATTATAATCGATTCTTAGACGATGACGGCTGTCCTGACGATCCAATTATGAGTGATTTTGATCAAGATGGAATTTCTAATTCAGTAGATCTTTGTCCAAGTATATCTGAAACTTACAACGGATTCCAAGACGATGACGGCTGTCCAGATTCTGTTGATACAATAGAATTATTCACATATCAATTACCTGATGTTGATAATGATGGTGTTGATGATAGATGGGATCAATGTCCAGAAAAATCTGAAAACTATAATGGCTTTGCTGATAATGACGGCTGTCCAGACACAATTGGATTTTCAATTCCTGTTGATGCTTCTATGATTGACTCTGACGATGATGCAATCCCAGATGGAATAGATCTATGTCCTACAGCACCTGAAAGATACAATGGCTACTTTGATACTGACGGCTGTCCTGATAATGTTGATGTTAATTCATCAACTGATACTGATTTTGATGGATTTATTGATACATTAGATGTTTGTAAATATGAAAAAGAAGTTTACAATAATTTTGAAGACGATGACGGCTGTCCAGACACAGTACCAGGTGATTATTCTGCTATTTCCCCGAAATACCAATCATTAGATGTTGATAATGATGGTGTTGATGATAGATGGGATCAATGCCTTAATGAACGTGAAAATTTTAATGGATTTTTAGATTTTGACGGCTGTCCGGATGTTTTTGGTGCAGAATCTACTATTGTTCCAATAACTGATTCAGATTTAGATGGATATGATGATGAATTTGATTCCTGTCCTTCAGAACCAGAAACTTGGAATAAATACAAAGATACCGACGGCTGTCCAGATTCACTTCCTTAAATAATTAATATCTCTAAAAATTAATTTTCTTATGTTACCCAAATTTTCAAGTAAAGCATTTTTGGCTCCAATGGCAGGAGTTAGTGATCCTGCACTTAGATTACAATGCAAAAAAATGGGTGCAGGTCTTGTCGTTACAGAATTTACTAGTATTCATAGTATTATTGCAAAAGAAAAACAACTCAAGGAACATATGCAAAGTATTACAGAATTTATTGAATATTCTGAACAAGAACGACCTTTATCTGTGCAATTATTTGGCTCAGATCTAGATGCATTAGAAAAAGCTGCTAAAATTGTTGAACCCTATTTTGATATAATTGATTACAATATGGGTTGCCCAGCACCTCATATTACACAACAGATGGCAGGAGGAGCTTTATTACAACAATCCAATCTTACCGAACAAATATTCAAAACTCTCGTTAATGCTGTAAAAAAACCTGTAACATTAAAAATTCGTTCAGGAGTTACTGATGCAAGTCGTTATTTGTTTAAAGATATTGCTGAAATTGCTGAAGATGAAGGAATTGAAATGATTACATTTCATCCACGTACAGTGAATCAAGGATATTCTGGAAATGCAGATTGGGAACTAATTAAAGAACTAAAAGAAATTTCAAATATTCCAATTGTTGGAAATGGTGATATTACTACTCCTGAGGATGCAAAAAAAATGATTGATGAAACAAATTGTGATTATGTTATGGTTGGCCGTGGCGCAATGGGTAATCCATTTTTATTTGAACAAATCAATGATTATCTTAAAACTAATTCTTATCAGGAATATTCTTTTAATGATAGATTGGATTCTTTCTTTGACTACCTACATTTAACAAGTAAATACAAAATTAAATTTGCAAATCTTAAGGGTCAAGCAATGCGTTTCACTAAAGGTATGAAGGGCGGTTCAAAAATTCGTTCAAAAATTACATTTGCAACAAATATTGAAGAATTAGAAAAAATTATGAAAGATGCATATCTGATATCTTAATCAAATTTATTCCTGAACAAATTGTGCTCAAATCATATCATGTGTTTTTATAGTTAAATTATGATAAATAATATCCCTTCAAAAATATGTCCTCCAAAAGGATAACGACCTGAGAGGGTTTGTGACCTCTCAGCAGATAATTTTCATTTAATTTTATATTTTTAATAATTAAAGAGCTTCAGAATTTTCTTTCTTTGTTCCAATATTGAAAACACTATCGATATTGCTAATTGCAATTATACCATCTGTATTTTCACCTGTATATGCTTCTTCTTCAATAATCTTGCATACTTTTTCTACAATTGCATCATCTACAATTGTACTGATTATTGCAACTTTGTTGTATTCTGCAGTAATTGTTTTTGTTCCTCTCTCTGATCTAATGTTTTGTCTTTTTCCTGAACCTCTCCCATTTCCTTCTAAAATCGTAAATCCTTCCACAATACCAGTAATTGCATCTGAAATCATCTTAATTTTATTTATTTGAATAGTTGCTTCAATCTTTTTCATTAATCTTATACCGTAATAGGATCAAAATATACCCTTTTTTTATATTCTAACAAATTTTTATTGGTTATTATGCAATCCCATTTTCTTTTTAATATAAGGTGAAATAATAATTATGAAAAGTGATGAGAAAAGGTCTCACAGACTAAATTATCTGTTAAAATGTTATTTGAGTAATCCCGAAGAGACTGAGATTTATCGTAGAGCTAAACAAATGGGTGTTACTGATTCTACTGCTAAGGATTACATTCGAACTGTTATTATCCAAGCCCAGAAAACACACACAAAGAATTTTTAAATTATATATAAAAAATAATCATTTACTAACAAATCTCTAGAAATCTTAAACAAGCTATTCATAAATAATGAATGTGAGGAAAAATTAACATGAGTGATATGCTGCTTGATGATGTAAATTCATTATTGGATGGGGATTTTGGTGATGATCGAATACTCAAGCAAATTGCTCGAGCCTGTAAAAATAATGAAGTAATTAGTAATTATGAACGAAATTATGTTCAAAAACTAGCAGAACAACATTTAGGTAAAAAGCCATTAACTAATAAAAAACCTGAAACGATTACGCCTGAAATACCTAGAATTGAAATCCCAAAACCTGAACCTCTTGTGACAACACAACTATCTCAACCTAACAATCATTCAAAATCAAAAAACCCCAAATTATTTTTAGGGTTTGGAGGCATTGCAGTAGTGATAATTATTGCAACTGCATTTTTACTTTCTAATGATGTTAACCCATCTGAATCAAATATCACATCTGAAATTAAAATAGAATTATCTGTTCAAACTGATTTATCGTCATATGCTAAGTCTGATTTGATTTCTATTAATGGTGTTTCTCAAAATTCTAATATTGTAAATTTATCAATTTTAAATCAAAACAATGATCTTGTGTGGGCTGAACAAGTTTCTGTAAAATCAGATGGGAGATATTCAACATTAGCTATAGCTGATGGTGAGGGATGGGAAAATTCTGGTACCTATAATATTAAAGTTGAAGATGGAACAGAAATCAAATCTATAAAATTCACATTTAACTCATAACTTTTCAAATTCTTTCCAATGTGTATCTATGAGTGCTCGTAATTCTTCTACACTAATCTCTTCCATATATTCACGATAAACTATGAATTTATTTTGTTTATTTGAATTTTCACCAAAAACATCTGTAGTATTTTTTGGAATTATGTTATTTGACCATTGATTCATTTCAAAAATCCATATTGATGAATCTGGATTAGAAAAATCAATATCATCACATCCTATAATATACAAATAACATTTTGTAGATTGATTTAATTTTTCATAGAGTTTTTCATAAGCTATTATTTGTCCTTGTGGAATGTTGATTTTATCATTATGAAATCCTTTGAATTCTAAAATTATAAAACTCCCTTTATGTTCAATTAACCAATCAATATCTGTCCCTCCAGAGGCTAACATTCCATGTACAATTATCTCTCCTAATACCTCTCTGCCGCGAGTAAATTCTGATTCATCAAAAATTTGATATTTTGCTTTAGAACTTTTACGAAAACCTTTTTCGTGTGAATTTTGTGCCTGATTTGATACTTTTTTCTCATATATTATATCGATAATATCATTTGTTTCATCTGTCATTGTTTTATTTTTTTTTAATCTGTGATAAAATATCTTGTAAAATTTTCTACAGTTAACTATTTTCCTATTTCATCTTGAACAAAATTCATTATTTTGATCTTTATACAGTATGAAATATTCATCTTGAATTTTCCTATCTTTTTTTGCAGTTAGTGCATCTTGATACATATCAAAATGCTCAACTATGTATAATTGATTTCCTGGATTTTCAAAATAATCAATTCCAACTAAATTAAATCCTGTTTCTGGAGTCATCTTAATTTTTTCTTTTTCAAATTTATTATTAGACATTTTTTCATTAATCATAAATCATTAAATTTTTTTCTTCTAATAATGAATGTAAATTATGTACTGATCTATACACTTCTGTTTCTTTTTTAGCTCCTGTACAAACAAGTTTTCCTGATGCAAAAACTAACATGACTGTTTTTGGGTCGAGCATTCTGTGAATCAAACCCGGGAATTGTTCTGGTTCGTACATGCTTCTTGGAAGTGTTCTTGCAGATTTTTCTAAATGAATTTTACCTCCAAGACTAATTGATGAAACAATATTTTGTATAGAAATTATGGCATCCTTTTTAATTTTGATCTTTGCTTTTCTTAACTTTTGAACAACTGTGTTTACAGCTGCAATTGCTAATTCTTCTGATTTAGCTCCAGTACATACCATTTTACCTGTTCTAAAAATTAGAGTTGCTGTTTTTGGTTTTGTTAATCTAAAAACTAATCCCGGAAATTGTTCTGGATTATATTCTGTTTCTGGAAATTTTTTTGTAATCTCGTTTAAGTCCATTTTTTGATCAACTGATGCTGATGCAACTACATTTACTACGCTGACAATTGGTTTTGTTTGTGGCATGCGTGGTTGTTTATATACTTCCTTATATATACTAGTGACGTTTTCTAAAGTTTTTTTCTTTAGTGATGGCCAACCCATTGATATGTAAACTCCTCTTCAATCATATCGTTTACAATTTTATTTTCTTTAATTTTTATTTTAGGTAATTCTGTATCAAAAAATTTCAATTTGCCTTTACATGCAATTGGAATTCTAAATGGTTTAGCATTTTTTAAAATAAAACCATATGTTGTTTTTTGAAAACTTTGTGAAGAAAAGTGTTTATTTTTATCAATTCTAATTTCTTTTAATGATTCATATTTTTTTACATCAAATAGTTCTGCTTTACCTATGATTGCACCTGTTACAAACTCTTCATTAATTTTTAATCTTTTACAATCCTCTTTTCTAATTTTAATTGGAGCATGTATTAAGAAAATCCCACGAAAATTAGTATTCCATTTTCTTAACTCTATTGTTTTCTTATTTTGTATAATTAAATTTGCAAACGGTTGACAAATTGAAAGACATTTCATACTTGTTTTTAATATGATTTTTAATAGTTAAAATTGTGATGCTTGTTTAACTAATTCTGAAAGTTGACTATTTCTAGCTTCAGGAAGTTCTGTAATTCCTCCAATTAAACTGTCTGTAACAATTCCTTTTTCAGCTAATACATTTGCTGCCATTAGAGATGTTCGTCCTGCCATACAAACCATGAGGGATTTGCCTTTAGATTCTTGAATTGAATTATTTATCTCATCAGGAATTCCTTGTCCAGATAATAGTTGTTGTGCGGTTCGAGCATTTGGAATTACAATTTTACTTTTATCTATACCTAAAGATTTTGCAAGTAATTCTATTCCTCCTTCTTGAGGGGTATATTGAGTGTGTATCCAAATTACTTTATCATACTCTGATGAATTTGAGGCTACTTCCTCTTGTGATACTTGTCCTGGTGGTTGAATTTTTCCAATTTTTTCTAAATTCTTTCTATATTTTTCTATTCCATCACAAATCATTACTACAAACTTTTTTCCTTTATTTGCACTAACTAGTTGTAAAGTTGCGTATAATTCCAATGCACTACTTTCTCCAATATCGTGTCCTTTTTCAACAAAAAATTTCAAAAGTGGCTTTGCTTTTTCAAAATCTACTTCATATTCTCCGGCATATTTTTCTGGTTGATAATATTTCAGACCATCTGCGTTGTTATGTGTTCTAATTCCAGCAACGTCTTGACCGCCTGGAGGGAATATTACGTGAACTCCTTTTTTGTTATATTTTTCTGAAATGTATCTACTTAATCCACCTGATGTTCCACCTGTTCCAAACGTGCATAGAATATTAAATTCATCTAAAGAATTTCCATCTTGTTGTAATTGCTGATCTATTTCAGCTCCAGTAATTGTTCTATGTGCATTTACATTCAAATCATTATCGTATTGTTCTGGACAAAAACAATTGTATTTTTTTGCAAGCAATTTTGCTAAATTGATTATGTCTTGTTTACCTAACAGTGCTTCTATCTCTGTAATTGAATTATCAAATATACTAGGATCAAATCCTAACTGTGTTAATTGTGAACGAACATTTGCAGCTGTTGCTTTTGCAACCAATTCATCCTTTTTGCCTTCCATTCCAGGGGCTGGACAAATATCCATTTCCAAATCCATAATTTTGATACCCATATTTCTTAATTCATGAAAAACACCTTCTTGTAATTTTCTTGAAACAATTGTGACAACTTGTAACCCAAGTTTTGATAGCATTCCTAATGCAATTCCGAAATTACCTGACGTTGCTTCAATTACTGTCTGACCACTCTTTATTTTTCCAGTACTGATTGCTTCGTGAATAATATTTGCAGCAGGTCTCACTTTGATTGAACCTGTAAGTAATGTGGAATCTAATTTTCCATAAACTTGTAATTCAGAATCAGAAATATCCAAATTGTAAATTTTTTTGGCACATTCTTTAAAATCTGCTGTAATATCTACCAAAGGAGTTGCATTAACGATTTTTCCACCTTCTTGATTATTTTCTAAGTGGGGTACTTTATTCCAAATTTCTGATTCAAATCGCTCAAGAAGAACTTTGTCAACAGCATTGTCCTGATTTTGATCCAATTTCTCTCAATTTTTTAAATTTTAGAAGGTCATATAAAATATCTGATAGATTTTATGGACTTATTTGATATTTTTACTTCTTGAATTACACATCTAGTAGGTTGATTACTTTATTTGGAATGTCTTTTAGTCTACTTACTGCCATTGTTTTATCATATCCTAAATGTTTGAGATTATTTGCAATAGTTGTGGCTCTTACAGTATTTGGACCTAATCCTAAAGCTACCATAGTGATTCCTATTCCTTTAAGTGATTTTGTCATTTTTCTAACTGCATTAGAATCTGATGGCTCCCCATCTGTTAATGTCAAAAAAATATTTGGCTGTTTTGCTTGAAGTGTTGAAAACATCTTGTCATAAACTTCTGCTAATGGTGTAGAACCATTTGCAACAATTTGTGCCAATCTTTTAGCAGTAATGTTATTCCATTTCATGTTCTCTTCTTTAACAGACCAACAAACTACTGATCTATTTTCAGTACTAAATGCATATACTGCAAATTTTACTCTAAGAAATGCTAAAACTTCACATAATGCAATTGTTGCTTTCTTATATTCAACTGCATCAGATGAAATGCTTGATGAATGATCTAATAAAATTATAATTTTTGTTTTAATTGATTTTTTAATATCTGTAAAAAATGGTTCATTTCCCTCAATAAAATTTTCATCATCAAATTCATCTCCTGATCTTAGATGCTGTTCCTTCCAGCCTGTTTTCCATTCTTTAAATTTCATTTTTAATCCATTTATCAAACTCATATCATAGATTATTGTTTCATCAATATTTTTTGTTGATGGAATTTGTATTCCTACTGATTCTGTCGTTAGTCCTTTGTTTTCATTTTTTTCATTTTCTTCAATCAACACTTTGTATTCGTCATAAACATTATCTCCTTTTACGACTGAAGAGGTATCTATTGCACCAAAATCACCTTCTTTGTTTTTTGCAATAATTTTTAAAACTTTTTTTAATTCTTCTTCCGATAATGCCATACCTGCTTTCATAAATGCCACTGATATTGGAATCGTTAACAACGAATCAATATCTAAAATTTTGATTATTTCAGCTACATTTTTTTCAATCCAACTAGTCTTTTGATTATTTTCAATTGACTCAATTACAATTTTTTTTGCAAATGTTGTTGCTTTTTTGATTTTTTCAAAATGACTTTCTTGTAACTCTCCTTTAATTGCACCAAACATGAAATATTGATAAAATGCTTCTACCATTCTGGCTTTTCCATAAACTGTGTGCAGTTGTGGTCTTGAAACAAGCATATATGAATAATTGAAAATTATTTCTTCATCCATTCCCCTCCAAATTTTTCTTCCTAGCTGTTCTACTCTTTTTGTTTCCATTGTATTTAGTATAAATCCAAAAGCATGATCATCACTCAAAATTTTTTCAGAATATTTTATCTTCATTGCTTCATACCATGATGATGTTCTAAATTGCCTGTATTTCTGAAAATTATTTCCTATTCGTTTTTCTAATGGTGTCAAAATGACTTTTTTTTCTTTTAATCTTGTTTTTGTTTGTATGTTGTCTGAAATTTCAATTATGACATTTTCTTTTTCAGACCATCGTCGAATTAGAAAAGTTGCTATTTCTAATAAAGAATCATTTTGTAATTGAATTGATTGCATTTAATTTCCAAACATTGAGGTAATGATGTCGCTTACTTTTTGATATTCAATATTTCCCCATTGTGTATACACATTTCCAAAAACAATGTTTGCAGCTTCTTTAGGTGACATTTGTTTATCTAATAATTTTGCAAATGCAATAGTTTCTCTCAAACTTGGTGAGTAAAACAATTCTTCAACTGCTGCAGCTTGTCTTAATGTATTTGCCAATTTAATGGCCTGGATGATTTCTGAATCATGATTTCCTGAAATATGTTCTTTAACAATTTCTAATTCTACTTCTTCAGGTGGATATTCTAATCTTATTCGAACTGGAAATCTACTTAGAATTTGCGGCGGAAGTTCTTTTGTTCCACTATGTGTTAATGGATTAATGGTTGCAATCACAAACCAATTTTCTTTTGCTTTGATAACTTCTCCAGCTGCTTCTTTTAATACAATTTGTCTTCTGTCATCTAATGCTTCATCTAATCTAAGTAAAACATCTGCTTCAGCAGCATTAATTTCATCCAAATATAATACATCTCCATTTCTCATTGATTTAATCAATATACCTTCATCAAAACTGACTGTTCCATCTGTTAGTGTTTTTGTACCAATCAAATGACTTTCTCTAGTTCTTAAACTAAAATTAATTGATTCAGAATTAATATTATTTTTTTCTGTAAAATTTCTAACTAGTGAAGTTTTTCCTGTACCTTTTGGTCCAATAACTAGAACAAATAGCCCAGCCTCATACGCTTTTTTGATTATATCACTAGATTTGTTCCAATCAAGATATTGAATTTCTTCCAAGGCTTTTTTTCCTTAATTCTAACAATATTTAATGTTGGATCTATTTTCCAAATGCTTCAATTTTAGCAAATGATGCATCCAATCTTTGATGTAATGACTTGTTCCATTCATCAAATCCTGATGGATCTTTTGGATAATTATTGTAATGTTCAACTAACCATTGATTTTCTGAAGATGTGTACTTTAGTCCCTTTGCAACTGTTTGATTTAGTGCTCCTCTAATTATCATTCCAACTTTCCCTAATCCTGAAAAGTCTGGATGCTCTCCTTTACTAATTGCTTCAACATCCAAATTTCCCAAAAAGTGTTTCATACCATAGCTGATTTGTTCATTATTCATTTGTTGCACTAATCTTCTAAAAAGTTCTAGACCTGCTGTTTTGTATCCGTACTCTTTAATGAAATCTAAATTATATTGCCATAGTGATGCTTCAGATGTATCATTTGCTTGTAATGCTTCAGCTACATTTTTCCCAAGAATTGTTCCTGCAATTAATGCTGGTCCAATTCCTCCTGCATCAATTGGTTTTGGCATCCATGCAGCATCTCCAACCATCATGTATCCTCCTGATACCATACATTCGTTTTGTCTTCTAACTGAAACTTGGAAAATTCCAGAGTGATTATTTCCTAAAGTATCTGTAGGATCTTCTGAAAGCTTTGCATTTGTAATTGCTGTATTTCTTTGAA
This window of the Candidatus Nitrosomarinus catalina genome carries:
- a CDS encoding P-II family nitrogen regulator, whose amino-acid sequence is MKKIEATIQINKIKMISDAITGIVEGFTILEGNGRGSGKRQNIRSERGTKTITAEYNKVAIISTIVDDAIVEKVCKIIEEEAYTGENTDGIIAISNIDSVFNIGTKKENSEAL
- the twy1 gene encoding 4-demethylwyosine synthase TYW1 produces the protein MSCSGEVVENDQENLIQIKPAIAAQLKKAKYGVADHSTVELCHWTKKSFKHEGSCYKHQFYGILTHRCMEFSPAGMYCENRCVYCWRPMEFYDAMKMEPEQVAEPEQILRKLMGERKKLIDGFYGDSRNDNQRLDESLLPTHYAISLSGEPTMYPKLPELIKYLKSLEATKSIFLVTNGQEPDMIQKLQDEDALPTQLYLSTNAADYESFIKINKPKYDDSWERWNRTLDMLKDLDTRTVLRITLIRNYNDQKEMIPAFANMFRKASPHFIEIKSYMHIGRSTNRLEHENMLEMPEVKKFSEEIAKQSKIFSIMDESLVSRISILQNNERFIDRYISAYANTN
- a CDS encoding VWA domain-containing protein, with translation MQSIQLQNDSLLEIATFLIRRWSEKENVIIEISDNIQTKTRLKEKKVILTPLEKRIGNNFQKYRQFRTSSWYEAMKIKYSEKILSDDHAFGFILNTMETKRVEQLGRKIWRGMDEEIIFNYSYMLVSRPQLHTVYGKARMVEAFYQYFMFGAIKGELQESHFEKIKKATTFAKKIVIESIENNQKTSWIEKNVAEIIKILDIDSLLTIPISVAFMKAGMALSEEELKKVLKIIAKNKEGDFGAIDTSSVVKGDNVYDEYKVLIEENEKNENKGLTTESVGIQIPSTKNIDETIIYDMSLINGLKMKFKEWKTGWKEQHLRSGDEFDDENFIEGNEPFFTDIKKSIKTKIIILLDHSSSISSDAVEYKKATIALCEVLAFLRVKFAVYAFSTENRSVVCWSVKEENMKWNNITAKRLAQIVANGSTPLAEVYDKMFSTLQAKQPNIFLTLTDGEPSDSNAVRKMTKSLKGIGITMVALGLGPNTVRATTIANNLKHLGYDKTMAVSRLKDIPNKVINLLDV
- a CDS encoding ASCH domain-containing protein, giving the protein MKCLSICQPFANLIIQNKKTIELRKWNTNFRGIFLIHAPIKIRKEDCKRLKINEEFVTGAIIGKAELFDVKKYESLKEIRIDKNKHFSSQSFQKTTYGFILKNAKPFRIPIACKGKLKFFDTELPKIKIKENKIVNDMIEEEFTYQWVGHH
- the dusB gene encoding tRNA dihydrouridine synthase DusB translates to MLPKFSSKAFLAPMAGVSDPALRLQCKKMGAGLVVTEFTSIHSIIAKEKQLKEHMQSITEFIEYSEQERPLSVQLFGSDLDALEKAAKIVEPYFDIIDYNMGCPAPHITQQMAGGALLQQSNLTEQIFKTLVNAVKKPVTLKIRSGVTDASRYLFKDIAEIAEDEGIEMITFHPRTVNQGYSGNADWELIKELKEISNIPIVGNGDITTPEDAKKMIDETNCDYVMVGRGAMGNPFLFEQINDYLKTNSYQEYSFNDRLDSFFDYLHLTSKYKIKFANLKGQAMRFTKGMKGGSKIRSKITFATNIEELEKIMKDAYLIS
- a CDS encoding TATA-box-binding protein, yielding MPQTKPIVSVVNVVASASVDQKMDLNEITKKFPETEYNPEQFPGLVFRLTKPKTATLIFRTGKMVCTGAKSEELAIAAVNTVVQKLRKAKIKIKKDAIISIQNIVSSISLGGKIHLEKSARTLPRSMYEPEQFPGLIHRMLDPKTVMLVFASGKLVCTGAKKETEVYRSVHNLHSLLEEKNLMIYD
- a CDS encoding pyridoxal-phosphate dependent enzyme, giving the protein MDQNQDNAVDKVLLERFESEIWNKVPHLENNQEGGKIVNATPLVDITADFKECAKKIYNLDISDSELQVYGKLDSTLLTGSIKVRPAANIIHEAISTGKIKSGQTVIEATSGNFGIALGMLSKLGLQVVTIVSRKLQEGVFHELRNMGIKIMDLEMDICPAPGMEGKKDELVAKATAANVRSQLTQLGFDPSIFDNSITEIEALLGKQDIINLAKLLAKKYNCFCPEQYDNDLNVNAHRTITGAEIDQQLQQDGNSLDEFNILCTFGTGGTSGGLSRYISEKYNKKGVHVIFPPGGQDVAGIRTHNNADGLKYYQPEKYAGEYEVDFEKAKPLLKFFVEKGHDIGESSALELYATLQLVSANKGKKFVVMICDGIEKYRKNLEKIGKIQPPGQVSQEEVASNSSEYDKVIWIHTQYTPQEGGIELLAKSLGIDKSKIVIPNARTAQQLLSGQGIPDEINNSIQESKGKSLMVCMAGRTSLMAANVLAEKGIVTDSLIGGITELPEARNSQLSELVKQASQF
- a CDS encoding thrombospondin type 3 repeat-containing protein, with the protein product MLGSTLSISISPVLAATEIDIDNDGVLDDVDNCPRLQEDYFGEIDGCPSKNLNWVDSDSDSIPDNVDQCILSQETFNGFEDTDGCPDNISSELIFDQDSDSIPDMQDNCPLVSETFNGFEDTDGCPDTLAIDSDSDGVQDFLDNCPSTLETWNGFADFDGCPDEIINPDSDFDGILDVNDQCVNERERVNGFQDDDGCPDISPDNMALDTDLDGIRDTIDLCPYQKETFNNIQDTDGCPDERSTELFIDNLMKDSDGDGILDAIDKCISLPETFNDFQDRDGCPEFYADYDTDFDGILDSADNCPLVQETFNNFQDDDGCPDDVFSEIIIYDSDYDGILDNVDKCISLPETFNNFQDDDGCPDFVSQTDSDYDSILDVFDSCKYAVETYNGFQDDDGCPDTLYDQQFSNDSDGDGIIDNLDLCPNSPENYNRFLDDDGCPDDPIMSDFDQDGISNSVDLCPSISETYNGFQDDDGCPDSVDTIELFTYQLPDVDNDGVDDRWDQCPEKSENYNGFADNDGCPDTIGFSIPVDASMIDSDDDAIPDGIDLCPTAPERYNGYFDTDGCPDNVDVNSSTDTDFDGFIDTLDVCKYEKEVYNNFEDDDGCPDTVPGDYSAISPKYQSLDVDNDGVDDRWDQCLNERENFNGFLDFDGCPDVFGAESTIVPITDSDLDGYDDEFDSCPSEPETWNKYKDTDGCPDSLP